Part of the Gemmatimonadota bacterium genome, GTCTGGTCTGGGTTCATATGTAAGCTCTCACCAGTTACACAAAATCCATCACATAACCCAATTACTCAATTCTCCCGATTTCGGTTTTAAGATCCGATATTAGCTGTTGGACGGACGTGTTGACGCTTCCTACCTTAGGAACCCAAAAAACACCAGGGAGTATTCCATCTGAATCGAGTTTCGGAAGAAGATCATGAATAAACTCGTTCAACGATATCGACTCTGGATGGTAGTCTTCCCATTCTTCTCTCGCAACGACTCGAGCGAATTCCTTAGCTGGCCAAAGAGGGAAAACCGTTCTGCCCTGAGGAGTTTCCGTTAAGGCCCACCCTTTAAAATACAACCCCCATACAGTTTCCCAGTCGGCGACCTTTTTGACGAAGTAGGAATACCTCTTTGGTGGGTCTAACAGCATAACAGATCTTAGTTGTCTGTCATTTATAACGGGGTCCATGGTTATTCCTCCACAATAGGACGTTCTTTGTTCCTGCGTCCGTAATCGTCGTATCTGTGCTGAGTCCTGTGGTCGGCTTGATTTTGCAGGTTGGAATGTTCGTAGTTATACCCCTTTGCTGCCTCTCTTCCCCGTTCGTGAGCGAGTTCTTTTCCGGGAGGATTTCTTATAGTCTGTCGGTTACCTGTAGAAATATGGCGTTGTTCGTTCCTGATCCATCCTCTGTCAGAACTTGAAGTCTTAAGATCCCCACCTATCTCCCTCAGTCGATTCTGTCTTCCGCTTCTTCCTTTGTTACTAAATCCCAGCGATTTGCTAACAGCTTTAGCCTGATCTCCTAACCCCGTTGCGAGATCGATTACTGCAAATACATCATTGGCATCCCAAACGCCGTCGGAAATGGTCGAGACGTTGTCCACGAAATCTACTATCTCATCTGTCCCAATATCCTTCCATGTATCCTTCTTGAATAGCGATTTGCCTCTCTTGGCAGCGTCGTACGCTCGGCTGGCAACCTTAAAACCTCTAGTGAGGATGTTCCAGGCAAGCCGCCCATCCGGATCCACATATTTCAGCGGATTATTGGCGGCATAGACATAGGGACTGATCCCCGGATACTCGTC contains:
- a CDS encoding DUF2750 domain-containing protein; translation: MDPVINDRQLRSVMLLDPPKRYSYFVKKVADWETVWGLYFKGWALTETPQGRTVFPLWPAKEFARVVAREEWEDYHPESISLNEFIHDLLPKLDSDGILPGVFWVPKVGSVNTSVQQLISDLKTEIGRIE
- a CDS encoding polymorphic toxin type 8 domain-containing protein, whose product is DEYPGISPYVYAANNPLKYVDPDGRLAWNILTRGFKVASRAYDAAKRGKSLFKKDTWKDIGTDEIVDFVDNVSTISDGVWDANDVFAVIDLATGLGDQAKAVSKSLGFSNKGRSGRQNRLREIGGDLKTSSSDRGWIRNEQRHISTGNRQTIRNPPGKELAHERGREAAKGYNYEHSNLQNQADHRTQHRYDDYGRRNKERPIVEE